The DNA region TACCCATGAATCGCATTCGCAAACAGCCGTTTATGAAGAATTTACTGAAGGGGCGGTAAATGTATCGCAGTTTTTATATAACAGTCCTAATGTAAATACGCTTTACAAGGTAGTGCCTTTAAATGTAGGCGTGCCTGCGCCTATGCGCGGTCCGGGTGAGGCTACAGGTTCTTTCGCACTTGAATCGGCGCTGGATGAGTTATCTTACAAGCTTAATCTCGATCCCATAGAGTTAAGACTGAGAAACTATACCGATACTGATCCTGAACGGAACAAGCCATGGTCGAGCAAATACCTAAAGGAATGTTACCAGAAAGGGGCCGAGGCCATAGGCTGGGCCGATCGTAAAGCACAACCCGGCACCAATAAAGAGGGCGAATGGCTGGTAGGCTACGGGATAGGCTGCGGTGCGTTTGGCGCATATCGTGGTAATGCCATGGCTAAAATAAAGTTAATGGCTGATGGCAGCGTAAATATTCAGAGCGCTACCAGTGATATTGGCCCGGGTACGGGAACATCAATGGTGTTGATAGCTGCTGATACTTTGGGGATCCCCGCAAATAAGATCACATTTGAGCTGGGCAATTCGGCTTTTCCTAATGCGCCAACGCAGGGTGGGTCGGCAACGGTATCATCTGTTGGCTCGGCGGTTCATGATGTGTGTGTGGCTTTGAAACAGAAGCTGTACACCATGGCCGGTAAGCCAGCCGACAGCATGGAGCCTATTGATTACGTTGCCGTGTTAAAGCAAAACAATATGCCGTCGGTTGAGCTTACACAAGAATCAAAAGGCAATCCCGAAGCGCAAAAATATTCCATGTACTCGTTTTCGGCACATTTTGCCAAAGTGCATGTACACCCGCTTACGGGGCAGGTTAAGATCAAAAAGATTGTAGCCTGTGTTGATGCCGGAAAAATAGTTAACCACAAAACCGCCAGCAGCCAGATGATTGGCGGTGCGGTTGGCGGTGTAGGCATGGCCATGACTGAAGAAGCTGTTTTTGATGATCGTTACGGGCGCTACATTAATGGTAACTTTGCGGATTACCACGTGCCGGTAAATGCCGATATCCAACAGATAGAAGCTATATTTATTGATAAGCCCGATCCGGTTTTAAATCCGGTAGGCACCAAAGGCATTGGCGAAATTTCATTGATAGGGGTGGCCCCCGCTTTGGCAAACGCCATTTATAATGCTACGGGCAAAAGGGTAAGGGAACTGCCCATAACGCCCGATAAACTGATATAGCTGTAAAGCTGCTGATGAAAGAGATCATTGACATTGTCGCCGCCTATGATGAGGCACATGCGCTGGGTAAAAAAACTGCCCTGGCTACTGTTGTATTGGTGGAAGGTTCTGCCTATCGCAGGGCTGGTGCACGCATGCTGATAACTGAAGACGGGCAACTTACCGGCGCCATAAGCGGCGGGTGTTTGGAAGGC from Mucilaginibacter sp. SJ includes:
- a CDS encoding xanthine dehydrogenase family protein molybdopterin-binding subunit → MKKDAIGDSLSRVDGRLKVTGRAKYSGEYKVPNLTYGVLVSATIASGTVATLDTRAAERAPGVLAVITPFNAPKVPGYQAGAERPVRGLKLFNDNKIYFNAQPIALVVADTFERATYAASLVKATYNTEPFETDFHKNIDKGVTPQKGNYKDYVRGEANAYKNAPVMVEEEYLLPTEVHNPMELHVTTAFWDGDDKVTLYTKSQGVKGSQRSIAAAFGLNLDNVQINSRFVGGAFGSSLRTWPHEIAAAQAAKLVKRPVKLTLTREQMFTQVGYRPLTIQKIGLGATADGKLIGITHESHSQTAVYEEFTEGAVNVSQFLYNSPNVNTLYKVVPLNVGVPAPMRGPGEATGSFALESALDELSYKLNLDPIELRLRNYTDTDPERNKPWSSKYLKECYQKGAEAIGWADRKAQPGTNKEGEWLVGYGIGCGAFGAYRGNAMAKIKLMADGSVNIQSATSDIGPGTGTSMVLIAADTLGIPANKITFELGNSAFPNAPTQGGSATVSSVGSAVHDVCVALKQKLYTMAGKPADSMEPIDYVAVLKQNNMPSVELTQESKGNPEAQKYSMYSFSAHFAKVHVHPLTGQVKIKKIVACVDAGKIVNHKTASSQMIGGAVGGVGMAMTEEAVFDDRYGRYINGNFADYHVPVNADIQQIEAIFIDKPDPVLNPVGTKGIGEISLIGVAPALANAIYNATGKRVRELPITPDKLI